A region of the Pseudomonas silesiensis genome:
TTGCACGACTGCCTCCCAAGGTGAAAGTGCAGTGGAAAGTGGCGGTTCAGTCGCGTGGCGTACTTGAGAATCAACGCGCGCGAAAGAGCGTCAGCCCTCTGTGCCGGGGATGCCGGATGTCTGCATGCGAACAGCAACGGACAGGCTGTATAAATTGATGACCTCACCAGGCCTTGCGTTCGAAGTGCCGTGGTTCGGTTGGGGAGGCAGGATGACTGTGAGCCTAGTCGACGTCGCGCTACTGTCAATGACCAGGCCGTGCTTCACTCATCGTCTTTCTTTGGCGGCTTGGCACCAAACAGGCCGAACATGTTCTGGGTGTTGAGATACAGCGCCTTCGATTGATCGACATACTGGCGCATCAGGTCCTGCATCACCGGTGCCTGTTGGTGCATGAACGCGGTCCAGGCTTCCGACGATTGCGCGCCGGTCTGGGACTGGACGTCGATCACGGTCTGAATGCTCTTGTCCAGGTAGCTGCCAAGCACGCCCTGATAAGGACCGTAGAACTGGATGATCCCCATCAGCATTTCGCTGGAGAAGATCGGCTCGCCGCCGCTTTCAGCCTCAAGAATCACTTGCAGCAGGATACTGCGAGTCAAATCCTCGCCGCTCTTGGCATCGACCACCTGGAACGGAACCTTGTCGACGACCAGTTGACGGATGTCGGCCAGGGTCAGGTGACTGCTGGTATGGGTGTCATACAGTCGGCGATTGGGGTATTTCTTGATCAGGCGGGGGGTGGTATCGGTCATGCGGGCGTCTCGCGGCGGGCCTGTTAAGCGCGCATCTTACTCTACTATGGGTACGACCGCGGATTGGTGTCGGGGAGGGGAACCCGGGGCCGACATCTTTGTTGCATTTTAGGCCGCCTTCGCGAGCAAGCCCGCTCCCACAATTAGACCGTGTTTATCTAAACAACTCGGTCAACTGTGGGAGCGGGCTTGCTCGCGAAGAGGCCCGCCATAACACCGCAAATCCATCAGCAAAAAAAGGGACTGCGCCACCCAGCGAGTCCCCCCTCATGCAGCCAGGATCGACTTACCAGATCGGCAAGCTATAACTGACAATCAACCGGTTCTCATCCAGATCGCTGCCAAAGTTGCTCGAGCGCACCGTCGCATTGCGCCATTTCACCCCGACATTCTTCAACGGCCCGCTCTGCACCACGTAACCGATATCGGTATCGCGCTCCCATTCCTTGCCTTCCGGGCGGTTGTTGCCCAGGTCGATATCGGAACCGGAGAGGTAGCGGGTCATGAAGGTCAGGCCCGGAATGCCAAGGGCCGCGAAGTTGTAGTCGTAACGGGCCTGCCAGGATTGTTCGTCCTTGCTGGCGAAGTCGCCGATCTGCACAAAGTTGACCAGGAACGCATCGGTACCG
Encoded here:
- the phaR gene encoding polyhydroxyalkanoate synthesis repressor PhaR; amino-acid sequence: MTDTTPRLIKKYPNRRLYDTHTSSHLTLADIRQLVVDKVPFQVVDAKSGEDLTRSILLQVILEAESGGEPIFSSEMLMGIIQFYGPYQGVLGSYLDKSIQTVIDVQSQTGAQSSEAWTAFMHQQAPVMQDLMRQYVDQSKALYLNTQNMFGLFGAKPPKKDDE